A genomic segment from Acipenser ruthenus chromosome 5, fAciRut3.2 maternal haplotype, whole genome shotgun sequence encodes:
- the LOC117403293 gene encoding trace amine-associated receptor 1-like — translation MSSNVSEINMVPCYESISGSCRRELLTFSIRFPMYMFMVLAILVTVCGNLLVITSIAHFKQLHTSTNYLILSLAVCDFLLGGFIMPCSAIRSVEGCWYLGDFFCKIHTSTDIMLSTASIFHLSFISIDRYFAVCQPLRYRTKITPVTILIMIIISWVVPGIFAFGMVFLDFSIKGIEDFYYEQVDCVGGCFVIFSKASGVVTSMISFFIPGFIMLGIYLKVYLVARKQARSIKDIFHQFHTDTGISRQRERKAAKTLGIVMGVFLICWSPFFVCNIMDPFINYSTPPMLVDALVWFGYLNSTFNPLVYAFFYTWFRKALMIIMRGQIFKINSSRTKLIAD, via the coding sequence ATGAGCTCCAACGTCAGTGAGATCAACATGGTGCCGTGTTACGAATCCATAAGTGGGTCCTGTCGACGAGAACTTCTAACATTCAGCATTCGTTTTCCAATGTACATGTTCATGGTGCTAGCAATACTGGTCACAGTGTGTGGGAACCTGTTGGTCATTACCTCCATAGCACATTTTAAGCAGCTTCACACATCGACAAATTATCTTATCCTCTCGCTGGCAGTATGTGACTTTCTCCTGGGAGGATTTATAATGCCCTGCAGCGCCATCCGATCAGTGGAAGGCTGCTGGTATCTAGGAGACTTCTTTTGTAAAATCCACACCAGCACTGACATCATGCTCAGCACAGCTTCCATTTTCCATCTGTCTTTCATCTCTATTGATCGCTACTTTGCTGTTTGCCAACCCCTGAGATACAGAACCAAGATTACACCTGTTACCATACTCATCATGATTATCATCAGCTGGGTGGTTCCTGGAATTTTTGCCTTTGGAATGGTTTTTCTAGACTTCAGTATAAAAGGCATAGAGGATTTTTATTATGAGCAGGTTGACTGTGTTGGAGGCTGCTTTGTGATTTTCAGTAAAGCCTCAGGAGTGGTCACCTCTATGATATCCTTTTTCATCCCAGGTTTTATCATGTTGGGCATTTACCTAAAAGTTTATCTTGTAGCCAGAAAACAGGCCAGATCCATTAAAGATATCTTTCACCAATTTCACACTGATACAGGAATTTCAAGGCAAAGGGAAAGAAAAGCAGCCAAAACCTTAGGGATTGTGATGGGGGTCTTTCTCATCTGTTGGTCTCCATTTTTTGTGTGCAACATCATGGATCCCTTTATTAATTACTCAACTCCGCCAATGTTGGTAGATGCTCTAGTTTGGTTTGGTTACTTGAACTCTACATTTAACCCCCTTGTGTATGCTTTTTTTTACACCTGGTTCAGGAAAGCATTGATGATTATTATGCGTggtcaaatatttaaaataaattcttcTCGGACTAAGTTAATTGCAGATTGA